In Citrus sinensis cultivar Valencia sweet orange chromosome 2, DVS_A1.0, whole genome shotgun sequence, a single genomic region encodes these proteins:
- the LOC112495554 gene encoding probable LRR receptor-like serine/threonine-protein kinase At3g47570, which yields MIFNNSNIEAIQLYGNHFSGHLPSSIGPYLPNLQGLILWGNNLSGIIPSSICNASQVILLGLSENLFSGLIPNTFGNCRQLQILDLSLNHLTTGSSTQGQSFYTSLTNCRYLRRLVLQNNPLKGALPNSIGNLSTSLEYFFASSTELRGAIPGNALQGQISPCLANLTSLRYLNLSSNRLNSTIPSTFWSLEFILVVDYSFNLLSGCLPQDIGNLKVLKALYLSGNQLSCSIPGGINGLKDLTYLGLAANGFEGSIPESMGSLIRLESLDLSDNKFSGVIPKSFEALSHLSYLNVSFNGPEGEIPSGGPFVNFTAESLMQNLVLGGSSRLQVPPCKTGSSQQSKATRLALRYILPAIATTMAVLALIIILLRRRKRDKSRPTENSLLNTAALRRISYQELRLATNGFSESNLLGTGIFSSVYKATFADGMNAAIKIFSLLEDRALKSFDAECEVMRRIRHRNLAKIVSSCSNPGFKALILQYMPQGSLEKWLYSHNYLLNIEQRLDIMIDVACALEYLHQGYSTSIIHCDLKPSNVLLDDDMVAHLGDFGIAKLLDGVDSMKQTMTLATIGYMAPGECSSFLSIYIDIFHGTF from the exons ATGATCTTCAACAACTCAAACATAGAAGCCATTCAACTTTATGGAAATCATTTCTCAGGTCATCTCCCATCAAGCATTGGTCCCTACCTTCCAAATCTCCAAGGACTAATCTTATGGGGGAATAATCTGAGCGGAATAATCCCTAGTTCCATTTGTAATGCTTCTCAGGTCATTCTCCTGGGATTATCAGAAAATCTATTCTCTGGCCTTATTCCCAATACGTTTGGTAATTGCAGACAACTCCAGATTCTCGACTTATCATTGAACCATTTGACCACTGGATCTTCGACTCAAGGACAGAGTTTCTACACATCTTTGACAAATTGCAGATATTTGAGGCGGCTGGTCTTACAAAACAATCCATTGAAAGGCGCCCTGCCGAATTCCATTGGAAATCTCTCGACATCTCTTGAATACTTTTTTGCATCTTCTACTGAACTTCGTGGTGCAATTCCT GGTAATGCACTTCAAGGCCAGATATCCCCTTGCTTGGCTAATCTAACATCTCTAAGATATCTCAATTTAAGCTCCAACAGGTTGAATTCCACTATACCTTCAACGTTCTGGAGCCTTGAGTTTATTTTAGTGGTAGACTATTCGTTTAATTTGCTAAGTGGCTGTCTTCCGCAAGATATTGGGAATTTGAAAGTCTTGAAAGCATTATATTTATCTGGGAATCAGCTATCTTGTTCTATCCCAGGCGGTATTAATGGTCTCAAAGATTTAACATATCTCGGCTTAGCCGCAAATGGATTCGAAGGCTCTATTCCTGAATCAATGGGCAGCTTGATCCGCTTAGAGAGTTTGGATCTCTCTGATAACAAGTTTTCCGGAGTGATTCCTAAGTCCTTTGAAGCACTTTCTCATCTTAGCTATTTGAATGTATCTTTTAATGGACCAGAAGGAGAAATTCCGAGTGGAGGACCTTTTGTTAACTTCACTGCTGAATCGTTAATGCAAAATCTTGTACTCGGTGGTTCATCTCGACTACAAGTCCCACCTTGCAAAACTGGTTCCTCTCAACAATCCAAAGCCACTAGACTTGCGTTGAGATATATTTTACCAGCAATTGCGACAACAATGGCGGTACTGGCTCTCATTATCATCCTCTTAAGACGCCGCAAGAGGGACAAGAGTCGGCCGACAGAGAACAGTTTGTTGAATACCGCAGCATTGAGAAGGATTTCATACCAAGAGCTTCGACTAGCTACAAATGGATTTAGTGAAAGCAACTTGCTCGGTACAGGGATTTTCAGCTCTGTGTACAAAGCAACATTTGCTGATGGGATGAATGCCGCAATAAAGATATTCAGTTTGCTGGAAGATAGAGCACTTAAAAGTTTTGATGCGGAATGTGAAGTTATGCGTAGAATTCGACATCGAAATCTTGCTAAAATTGTTAGCAGTTGCAGTAATCCTGGTTTCAAGGCTTTAATACTGCAGTACATGCCCCAAGGGAGCTTGGAGAAGTGGTTGTATTCTCATAACTATCTGCTCAATATCGAACAGAGGCTGGACATAATGATAGATGTTGCTTGTGCATTGGAATATCTTCATCAAGGCTATTCAACATCAATCATCCACTGTGATCTGAAGCCCAGCAATGTTCTGTTAGATGATGATATGGTTGCACATTTGGGTGATTTTGGAATCGCTAAACTCTTAGACGGAGTTGATTCTATGAAACAAACCATGACTCTGGCAACTATTGGTTACATGGCACCAGGTGAATGTTCTAGTTTTCTAAgcatatatatagatatttttcATGGAACTTTCTGA
- the LOC112495520 gene encoding receptor kinase-like protein Xa21, whose product MAGEIPHEIGNLQNLKLLDFGANNLTGLIPSIIFNNSNIEVIQLYGNHLSGNLPSSTGINLPNLLRLYLWGNNLSGVIPSSICNASKLTVLELSRNLFSGLVANTFGNCRQLQILNLAYSQLATGSLSQGQSFFSSLTNCRYLRYLAIQTNPWKGILPNSVGNLSKSLEYFYAGSCELGGGIPAEFGNLSNIIALSLYQNQLASTIPTTVGKLQNLQGLDLSYNNIQGSIPSELCQLESLNTLLLQGNALQNQIPTCLANLTSLRALNLSSNRLNSTIPPTFWSLEYILVVDFSLNLLSGCLPQDIGNLKVLTGLYLSGNQLSCSIPSSIGGLKDLTYLAVARNGFQGSIPESIGSLISLESVDLSDNKLSGEIPKSLEALSHLVYFNVSFNRLEGEIPSGGPFVNFTEGSFMQNYALCGSLRLQVQACETSSTQQSKSSKLLRYVLPAVATAVVMLALIIIFIRCCTRNKNLPILENDSLSLATWRRISYQELQRLTDGFSESNLIGAGSFGSVYKATLPYGMNVAIKVFNLQLDGAIKSFDAECEVLRRVRHRNLVKIISSCSNHGFKALILEYMPQGSLEKWLYSHKYTLNIQQRLDIMIDVASALEYLHHGHPTPVIHCDLKPSNVLLDDDTVAHLSDFGISKLLDGEDSVTQTMTLATFGYMAPEYGSEGIVSTCGDVYSFGILMIETFTRKMPTDEMFTGETSLKKWVEESLRLAVTEVVDAELLSSEEEEGAEYAAKTKCISSIMSLALKCATDIPEERMKVKDALVDLQKIRTNFLMDVQEF is encoded by the exons ATGGCAGGGGAAATACCACATGAAATTGGCAACCTACAGAATCTGAAGCTTTTAGATTTCGGTGCCAACAACTTAACCGGTCTCATACCTTCTATAATCTTCAACAACTCAAACATAGAAGTCATTCAGCTTTACGGGAACCATTTATCGGGTAATCTTCCATCAAGCACTGGAATCAACCTTCCGAATCTCTTGAGACTTTACCTATGGGGGAATAACTTGAGTGGAGTAATCCCTAGTTCCATATGTAATGCATCCAAGCTCACTGTCCTGGAGCTATCGCGTAATTTATTCTCTGGCCTTGTTGCAAATACATTTGGGAACTGCAGACAACTTCAGATACTAAACTTAGCATATAGTCAATTGGCCACTGGATCTTTGTCTCAAGGACAgagtttcttctcttctttgaCAAACTGCAGATACTTGAGATATCTAGCAATACAAACAAATCCATGGAAAGGCATTCTTCCAAATTCCGTTGGAAATCTCTCCAAATCTCTTGAATACTTTTATGCAGGTTCCTGTGAACTTGGCGGTGGAATTCCAGCAGAATTTGGTAACTTAAGCAACATCATAGCTCTGAGCCTTTATCAGAACCAATTGGCTAGCACTATTCCAACAACAGTGGGAAAATTGCAgaatcttcaaggattggaTCTCTCATACAATAATATTCAAGGATCCATCCCATCTGAGCTATGTCAATTAGAAAGCTTAAATACCCTACTGTTACAGGGTAATGCACTTCAAAACCAGATACCCACTTGCTTGGCTAATTTAACTTCCCTAAGAGCACTCAATTTAAGCTCCAACAGGTTGAATTCCACTATACCTCCAACGTTCTGGAGCCTTGAGTATATCTTAGTGGTAGACTTTTCGCTTAATTTGCTAAGTGGCTGTCTTCCGCAAGATATTGGGAATTTGAAAGTCTTGACAGGATTATATTTATCTGGGAATCAGCTATCTTGTTCTATCCCGAGCAGCATTGGAGGTCTCAAAGATCTAACTTATCTCGCCGTAGCAAGAAATGGATTCCAAGGCTCTATTCCTGAATCAATTGGCAGCTTAATTAGCTTAGAGAGTGTGGATCTCTCTGATAACAAGCTTTCCGGAGAGATTCCCAAATCCTTGGAAGCACTTTCTCATCTTGTCTATTTTAATGTGTCTTTCAACAGACTAGAAGGAGAAATTCCAAGTGGAGGACCTTTTGTTAATTTCACAGAAGGATCTTTTATGCAGAATTATGCACTGTGTGGTTCATTGCGACTACAAGTTCAAGCATGCGAAACTAGCTCCACACAACAATCCAAATCCAGTAAGCTTCTGAGATATGTTTTACCTGCAGTAGCAACAGCAGTGGTAATGTTGGCTCTTATTATCATCTTCATAAGATGTTGTACGAGAAACAAAAATCTCCCAATATTGGAGAACGATTCGTTGAGTCTTGCAACTTGGAGAAGAATTTCATACCAAGAGCTTCAACGATTGACTGATGGATTTAGTGAAAGCAACTTGATTGGTGCAGGAAGTTTTGGCTCTGTGTATAAAGCAACACTACCATATGGGATGAATGTTGCAATAAAAGTATTCAATTTGCAGCTGGATGGCGcaattaaaagttttgatgCTGAATGTGAAGTTTTGCGTAGAGTTCGCCATCGGAATCTGGTTAAAATCATTAGCAGTTGCAGCAATCATGGTTTCAAGGCTTTAATACTGGAGTACATGCCTCAAGGGAGCCTGGAGAAGTGGTTGTATTCCCACAAGTACACTCTGAACATACAACAGAGGCTGGACATAATGATAGATGTCGCTTCTGCTTTGGAATATCTTCATCACGGCCATCCAACGCCAGTAATCCACTGTGATTTGAAGCCCAGCAATGTTCTATTAGATGATGACACGGTTGCACATTTGAGTGATTTTGGCATTTCCAAACTTTTAGATGGAGAAGATTCTGTCACACAGACCATGACACTGGCAACTTTTGGATATATGGCTCCAG AGTATGGATCAGAAGGTATAGTTTCAACATGCGGAGATGTCTACAGCTTTGGTATTTTAATGATAGAAACATTCACTAGAAAAATGCCCACGGATGAAATGTTTACAGGAGAAACGAGCTTGAAGAAGTGGGTTGAAGAGTCACTGCGTCTTGCAGTCACTGAAGTTGTAGATGCCGAATTGCTGAGCagcgaagaagaagaaggagctGAGTACGCAGCTAAGACGAAATGCATATCATCAATTATGAGCTTGGCCTTGAAATGCGCCACAGATATTCCTGAAGAGAGAATGAAAGTAAAGGATGCTTTGGTTGATCTTCAGAAGATCAGAACAAATTTTCTAATGGATGTTCAAGAGTTTTGA
- the LOC102620603 gene encoding probable LRR receptor-like serine/threonine-protein kinase At3g47570: MTCHHASIFLNSHACRFPPLQKSNQPISMAKMNIPCGRALLAILFMAKLMSITEANITTDEAALLQVKAHIALDPQNFFERNWNLSATTNTSSSNSVCNWVGVTCGSRHGRVTDLSIPNLGLGGTIPPHVANLSFLVSLNISGNRFHGTLPNELWLMRRLRIIDLSSNRISGNLFDDMCNSLTELESFDVSSNQITGQLPSSLGDCSKLKRLSVSFNELTGRIPQNIGNLTELMELYLNGNNLQGEFPPTIFNVSSLRVIVLANNSLFGSLPVDLCQRLPSLQELNLRDCMTTGRIPKDIGNCTLLNYLGLRDNQLTGSTKLSEPLIQCSINDV; the protein is encoded by the exons ATGACGTGTCACCATGCATCCATATTCCTTAACAGTCACGCATGCCGTTTCCCTCCTTTGCAGAAAAGCAATCAACCCATTTCCATGGCGAAAATGAATATTCCGTGTGGCCGCGCTCTTCTGGCGATACTTTTCATGGCTAAGTTGATGAGTATAACTGAAGCCAACATCACAACTGATGAAGCAGCTCTTCTTCAAGTGAAAGCTCACATAGCTTTGGACCctcaaaatttctttgaacGCAACTGGAACTTGTCAGCGACCACCAACACCTCAAGCTCAAACTCAGTATGCAATTGGGTCGGCGTCACTTGTGGTAGCCGCCATGGGAGAGTCACCGACCTGAGCATCCCAAACTTGGGTCTTGGCGGCACCATCCCACCACACGTCGCGAATCTGTCATTTCTTGTATCTCTTAACATCAGTGGCAACCGTTTCCATGGCACCCTTCCTAATGAGCTATGGCTCATGCGGCGATTGAGGATCATTGATTTGTCATCCAATAGAATATCTGGCAATCTTTTTGATGATATGTGTAATAGTCTGACAGAACTCGAGTCCTTTGACGTTTCTTCAAATCAGATAACAGGGCAGCTACCTTCAAGTTTAGGTGATTGCAGCAAGTTGAAAAGATTGTCAGTGTCTTTTAACGAACTCACAGGAAGGATTCCACAGAACATTGGAAACTTAACTGAGCTTATGGAATTATACCTAAATGGTAACAATTTACAAG GGGAATTTCCACCTACCATCTTCAACGTTTCTTCTTTGAGAGTGATTGTTCTTGCCAACAACAGCTTATTCGGGAGTCTTCCTGTCGATTTGTGCCAGCGTCTTCCATCACTCCAAGAACTTAATTTACGTGACTGTATGACGACAGGAAGAATTCCAAAGGATATCGGGAACTGTACTTTGCTCAATTATTTGGGTCTTCGTGATAATCAGTTGACAGGTAGCACCAAACTATCAGAGCCTTTGATTCAATGTTCCATCAATGATGTTTGA